The Arachis duranensis cultivar V14167 chromosome 2, aradu.V14167.gnm2.J7QH, whole genome shotgun sequence genome has a window encoding:
- the LOC107475320 gene encoding protein SLE2, producing the protein MASKQQSRQELDERAKQGETVVPGGTGGKTLEAQEHLAEGRSKGGQTRREQLGTEGYQEMGRKGGFSTMEKSGGERVKEEGVEIDESKFATKNQNK; encoded by the exons ATGGCATCTAAGCAACAAAGCCGACAAGAGCTTGATGAAAGGGCAAAACAGGGAGAAACTGTAGTACCTGGTGGAACTGGTGGCAAGACCCTTGAGGCTCAGGAGCATCTTGCTGaag GAAGGAGTAAGGGAGGGCAAACAAGGAGGGAGCAGTTGGGAACAGAAGGGTACCAAGAGATGGGTCGCAAGGGTGGATTCAGCACTATGGAGAAATCTGGAGGAGAGCGTGTTAAAGAGGAAGGCGTTGAGATTGATGAGTCCAAGTTTGCCACCAAGAACCAAAACAAGTAG
- the LOC107475321 gene encoding protein SLE2 — translation MASKQRQDLNEKAKQGETVVPGGTGGKTLEAQEHLAEGRSKGGQTRKEQLGTEGYQEMGRKGGLSTMEKSGGERAEEEGVEIDESKFATKNQNK, via the exons ATGGCATCTAAGCAACGACAAGATCTTAATGAAAAAGCAAAACAGGGAGAAACTGTGGTCCCTGGTGGAACTGGTGGCAAGACCCTTGAGGCTCAGGAGCATCTTGCTGAag GAAGGAGCAAGGGAGGGCAAACCAGGAAGGAACAGTTGGGAACAGAAGGGTACCAAGAGATGGGTCGCAAGGGTGGATTAAGCACCATGGAGAAATCTGGAGGAGAACGTGCTGAAGAGGAAGGAGTTGAGATTGATGAGTCCAAGTTTGCCACCAAGAACCAAAACAAGTAG